A single window of Sphingobacterium sp. ML3W DNA harbors:
- a CDS encoding LPD38 domain-containing protein produces MEDNIYEGNTGVEAMPQQQEDPKKKLWSDLNGRGVYTKSYDDFEKQFSNPEKIGKLYNLLNGKKFYSKSLEDFNGKYFGTTSYDTKVSMRTSKNEPSMPSGGVFPEVKDDKVPDVAPIKEIVPASAVFPDVKLGEPGLKFVDNSVNTVNKDNIDHTPLIKNLLKDKLVDFNKYTKGSSSDKSVIKTVIAKEPNNDVVNRAAHEVKFGEFETKATEILQSKYPGSQVKVDFQKSNKLYNDQGGRSINSQADILAKGNSQSPVSLHNFNSARDYVLSVDGKPIDADKNKQLYKDVLWSASKDVGMHHLEDWDVAHISLVEEGKGTAMQNLKEKYRDLLDSPEAINTLKFLNENIDKNPKYKEILDSLNGILNEAEVGNPIMSNSSAGGYKTFEDFKENWGTGEGGKFHKLNAEEIKSLNFDSIERLKSNFSVNHPDARLLDENGKVLVEVSEKGLGTINEPFFGDRLGNAAMSIVPSLQNSIASIPEFIYNLPSTFSNLIAGAVENNAGRNEYSDALKTNGNPYQDMIKMTTSDEETKLNYINPFYAIDQFAKKGKEGADYYNSKLQFKHDGIEGSLKAGDYGEAGEQFAVGILHAIPSLIQMIATEGISSVGNLGVFSRAAVNSVPLMNSHYQELKDREDLSYNQKIGMSAIAGFTDYTLGAVGGTQKLIRENIFKSMSKDEIEKMSRGFVSRMLYSNGIAPATLRGGLTEATTTLANNITKGDDPMHGVVDSFILGSAMDFGLASAPKVGSYFKNKDASKKYEVLQTEVNDLKRDLEQPDLNPEVSDIIQRTLEEKTKEISEIIDQNIDDVSSLSEDQRSKIDAIDKRVEGINALLESPNAEKLYSETTRKTYQEELSNLQKERDNVLIGKVEEVKENKSERKAISETHEADEWDALMAGGAEKFRSEGKKTVNGVEYTRQEPIADMPTGKSDKVKFADGVDVDFDYVLVDANQLQPAHSNGVRNHNHFVPEAQPKNRKDAASLKSSDEMAAKINVRELGDNTNAYSGAPVINERGEVIQGNNRSDAIRKHYESGRDKYKSALESNAEQFGLTKEQVQGLDKPVLVRRVKASDSDAITLGNYEFKDIESGGSARINSINVSRRMPRANKAKLVESVFGENTEMTINEALRVNGKQVVEVLKPYLSDTQKASLFKPNGEFRAEAVKDMESLITHFMFEGADVSVSDAYDALPSRTQQGIVRSLPKLLSLPASKSILPEMQKAFGLVQQYKQSGVDSFEGWTNQADLFNGSKSPKDQHGEVELILAKLLADGKSPKVIYHALGKYANKVSDHEGDMFTPKTEGAAKEVGIKELKENINEQTSGKQIVEQGSTITGGDSRGRSGRSNGKPGEGANLFDEGGEKSAESGGKVAPTGIYEQSNGTVANEVSAKTKSEGITEANSELSRKSGLVHERVKPEIGDPKAKPRKLNEIAADVIKGLKATVLHAKSSRRGVAGSYRSTDTLVKLSRAGDVDTLAHELGHLLDDRHDVFGSIPGADRRTIYKELGWFADRGGSNPSARMTDAQKIEYLKREGIAEYFRTRIANPKEAVRLAPLFDKHFTDKVYGDAKVREILDKFSEDYRNLWNAPNGEVMAANIESSSLPDKTEFRKWLEKHFPDKKEGMFNVTAWDKLKVNFTNSMTIANKAFRFSVDELGDGKPLPIHKQFDIMARNFAGEGGKINHILEKGLFDANGKMVKSADGEAMTVEWLVKDLDSSSEGTLHGEMDDVVNLLISERTLEYANKFGRKDNLSGIGAGLKSDFDVATGYLMDFEQMKKSDVIKYERIRKAAEKYREYADTTLQYAVDKGRLSQSEYEVIKENNQFYVSMKRIKESSPLEEQLGFISKSGGALASVKEVIYKAKGGTDMISNPYQSLLMNMANMVRESDRNEVIGTFIEPLTAKRAMGNGDAINFAQIAHEVGASSGVDQVITFYNKGVKQRWRIADQDVYNALKNLEGISEHPFFKYASIPAKVIRATVTNFPIFAARNATRDTVARLIHSRSNSGIKDFFGAKSYEDAFHLFGGSQAGFHLIDKVDYSRKLSDTVRDITKKGGIVLDPRKAWSGYKKLLEGSENLNRMAEFKKSYEKAITEGMSERDAGLYAAFQARDLMDFAVAGNFIREVNKIIPFTNAAVQGLVRTAKIAKEKPAVFAAKIFMYTVVPTILSRVAIAYGGDEEEYKQLPAYQRDLFWNFKVPGVKSWISMPKPFELALLSNVVDRSWDVATGTDSKDAFTGFGNTAVDAMVPLHQEAIFGSFKPIIEAMTNKDTFRDRNIVPVYEEGLEKGLRKGESKASRLGKGISATMGLVGTDWDARKVDHVVKGYTTYVGDWAMSLSDIGRDDSKHKFGVSKTGFMKDSPVMDSKSVSLLMKVAKKKGKTRSKEVKFIYGLIDKYYSTESEDKRRDIQSEIWREADIIREKFEASENSD; encoded by the coding sequence ATGGAAGATAATATATACGAAGGAAATACTGGGGTTGAAGCTATGCCTCAGCAGCAAGAAGATCCAAAAAAGAAATTGTGGTCAGACCTGAATGGTCGAGGAGTATACACTAAAAGCTACGATGATTTTGAAAAACAATTCTCCAATCCAGAAAAGATAGGGAAGTTGTATAACCTTCTTAATGGCAAAAAATTTTATTCTAAATCATTAGAAGATTTTAATGGGAAGTATTTTGGTACAACTAGTTATGATACAAAAGTGTCAATGAGGACAAGTAAAAATGAACCAAGTATGCCAAGTGGAGGAGTATTTCCAGAAGTAAAAGATGATAAAGTTCCAGATGTAGCACCAATAAAAGAAATAGTACCTGCTTCTGCTGTTTTTCCAGATGTAAAATTGGGAGAACCAGGATTAAAGTTTGTTGATAATTCGGTTAATACAGTCAATAAAGATAATATAGATCATACACCGTTGATCAAAAACTTACTGAAAGATAAACTTGTTGATTTCAATAAATATACCAAAGGTAGTTCTTCAGATAAAAGTGTGATCAAAACAGTCATAGCAAAAGAACCTAATAATGATGTGGTTAACCGAGCAGCTCACGAAGTTAAATTTGGTGAATTTGAAACAAAGGCGACTGAGATTTTGCAATCAAAATATCCTGGATCACAAGTAAAGGTCGATTTTCAAAAGTCAAATAAATTGTATAATGATCAAGGAGGTCGTTCGATTAATAGTCAAGCTGATATATTGGCCAAAGGCAATTCTCAATCTCCAGTGTCATTACATAATTTTAATTCAGCAAGGGACTATGTTTTATCTGTTGACGGTAAACCAATTGATGCAGATAAAAATAAGCAACTTTACAAGGATGTATTGTGGAGTGCTTCTAAAGATGTTGGTATGCATCATTTAGAAGATTGGGATGTAGCACATATTTCTCTTGTTGAAGAAGGTAAGGGCACTGCTATGCAAAATCTTAAAGAAAAATATAGAGATCTTTTAGATTCGCCAGAGGCTATTAATACTCTTAAATTCCTTAATGAAAACATTGATAAAAATCCAAAATATAAGGAAATATTGGATTCATTAAATGGTATTTTAAATGAAGCAGAAGTTGGTAACCCTATTATGTCAAATTCTAGTGCAGGAGGATATAAAACATTTGAGGATTTTAAAGAAAATTGGGGGACAGGAGAAGGGGGTAAGTTTCATAAATTAAATGCAGAAGAAATCAAATCTTTGAATTTTGATAGTATTGAAAGATTAAAATCTAATTTCTCGGTTAATCATCCTGATGCAAGGCTATTAGATGAGAATGGTAAAGTATTGGTTGAAGTTAGTGAAAAAGGACTAGGAACAATTAATGAGCCGTTTTTTGGTGACCGTCTGGGTAATGCAGCAATGTCTATTGTGCCTTCATTGCAAAACTCAATTGCTAGTATACCTGAATTCATTTATAACCTACCCTCAACTTTTAGTAATCTGATAGCCGGTGCGGTAGAAAATAATGCTGGTAGGAATGAGTATTCGGATGCTTTAAAAACTAATGGTAATCCTTATCAAGATATGATAAAAATGACTACGAGTGATGAGGAAACTAAACTAAATTATATCAATCCTTTTTATGCGATAGATCAATTTGCTAAAAAAGGTAAGGAAGGAGCTGACTATTATAATAGTAAACTACAATTTAAACATGATGGAATAGAGGGGTCGTTGAAAGCAGGTGATTATGGTGAGGCTGGCGAACAGTTTGCTGTAGGAATTCTTCATGCTATACCCTCGCTAATTCAGATGATTGCAACGGAAGGTATATCTTCTGTAGGAAATCTAGGGGTATTTTCTCGCGCGGCGGTTAATTCAGTTCCATTGATGAATAGTCACTATCAGGAATTGAAAGACCGCGAAGATTTAAGCTATAATCAAAAGATTGGGATGTCAGCAATTGCAGGATTTACTGATTATACTTTAGGGGCAGTTGGCGGTACACAAAAATTGATTCGCGAGAATATCTTTAAATCTATGTCCAAAGATGAGATAGAGAAGATGTCGAGAGGCTTTGTAAGCCGAATGTTATATTCAAATGGAATTGCCCCAGCTACTTTAAGAGGTGGTTTGACTGAGGCGACAACTACGTTGGCAAATAACATAACCAAGGGGGATGATCCCATGCATGGTGTCGTTGATTCATTTATTTTGGGAAGTGCAATGGACTTTGGTTTGGCTAGTGCCCCAAAGGTTGGGAGCTATTTTAAAAATAAAGATGCATCTAAAAAATATGAAGTTCTGCAAACTGAAGTGAACGATTTGAAACGAGATCTTGAACAGCCAGATTTAAACCCGGAAGTTAGTGATATCATTCAACGAACTTTGGAAGAAAAGACAAAAGAAATATCTGAAATTATTGATCAAAATATTGATGATGTTAGTTCATTATCCGAGGATCAGCGTTCTAAAATAGATGCAATTGATAAACGTGTGGAGGGAATAAACGCCCTATTAGAAAGCCCTAATGCTGAAAAGCTATATAGCGAAACAACTCGAAAGACATACCAAGAAGAATTGTCTAATTTGCAAAAGGAACGGGATAATGTTTTAATTGGAAAGGTTGAAGAGGTAAAAGAAAATAAATCAGAACGTAAAGCTATTTCAGAAACTCATGAAGCTGATGAATGGGATGCTTTAATGGCTGGTGGTGCTGAAAAGTTTCGATCTGAAGGCAAGAAGACAGTAAATGGGGTTGAATATACACGCCAAGAGCCAATAGCAGATATGCCAACTGGCAAGTCAGATAAAGTGAAATTTGCTGATGGTGTAGATGTTGATTTTGATTACGTACTAGTCGATGCTAATCAACTTCAACCAGCGCACTCTAACGGAGTGCGTAATCATAATCATTTTGTTCCTGAGGCACAGCCTAAGAATCGTAAAGATGCAGCATCTTTGAAATCCTCAGATGAAATGGCAGCTAAAATTAATGTGCGTGAATTAGGAGATAATACGAATGCTTATTCAGGTGCTCCTGTGATCAATGAACGCGGTGAAGTTATACAAGGAAATAATCGTAGTGATGCAATTCGTAAGCATTATGAAAGTGGTCGAGATAAATACAAGTCTGCTTTAGAAAGTAATGCGGAACAATTTGGGTTGACTAAAGAGCAAGTTCAAGGTCTGGATAAACCTGTATTAGTTCGTCGAGTGAAAGCTTCAGATAGTGATGCAATTACATTAGGTAACTATGAATTTAAAGATATTGAATCAGGTGGTTCTGCAAGAATTAATTCTATAAATGTGTCACGTAGAATGCCAAGGGCAAATAAAGCAAAATTGGTTGAATCTGTTTTTGGTGAAAATACAGAAATGACGATCAATGAAGCTTTGCGTGTGAATGGGAAGCAAGTGGTTGAAGTATTGAAACCGTATCTTAGTGATACGCAGAAAGCGAGTTTATTTAAGCCTAATGGAGAATTTAGGGCAGAGGCGGTAAAAGATATGGAATCATTGATTACACATTTTATGTTTGAAGGTGCAGATGTGTCCGTTTCCGATGCTTATGATGCTCTGCCTTCTCGTACTCAGCAAGGTATAGTCCGATCATTGCCTAAATTATTATCATTACCTGCCTCCAAATCGATATTACCAGAAATGCAAAAAGCTTTTGGATTGGTTCAACAATATAAACAATCGGGAGTTGATTCTTTTGAAGGATGGACTAATCAGGCAGACTTATTTAATGGGAGTAAATCACCTAAAGATCAACATGGAGAAGTAGAACTTATACTCGCAAAATTATTGGCAGATGGTAAGTCGCCTAAGGTGATCTATCATGCGTTGGGTAAGTATGCGAATAAAGTGTCTGACCATGAAGGAGATATGTTTACTCCAAAAACGGAAGGTGCAGCTAAAGAAGTAGGAATTAAAGAACTTAAAGAAAATATCAATGAACAAACAAGTGGAAAACAAATCGTGGAGCAAGGCTCAACTATTACAGGAGGCGATAGCAGAGGCCGAAGCGGAAGAAGCAATGGAAAGCCAGGAGAAGGAGCAAACCTCTTTGATGAAGGAGGAGAAAAATCAGCAGAATCTGGAGGGAAAGTAGCACCAACGGGTATATATGAGCAATCAAATGGAACAGTCGCAAATGAAGTAAGTGCTAAGACAAAAAGTGAAGGAATAACCGAAGCAAATAGCGAACTTAGTCGTAAAAGTGGACTTGTACATGAGCGTGTAAAGCCAGAAATAGGAGATCCAAAGGCAAAGCCAAGAAAGCTCAATGAAATAGCTGCTGATGTGATAAAAGGCTTGAAAGCAACTGTGCTACATGCGAAAAGCAGCCGTCGCGGAGTCGCTGGATCATATCGATCTACGGATACTTTGGTAAAGTTGTCTCGTGCTGGTGATGTTGATACTTTGGCGCATGAATTGGGCCATCTATTGGATGATCGTCATGATGTATTTGGTAGTATACCAGGGGCTGATCGAAGAACTATATATAAAGAATTAGGCTGGTTTGCTGACCGTGGTGGTTCCAATCCATCTGCAAGAATGACTGATGCTCAAAAGATAGAGTATCTGAAACGGGAAGGTATTGCTGAGTATTTTAGAACCAGAATAGCGAATCCTAAAGAAGCTGTTCGACTGGCCCCATTATTTGATAAACACTTCACTGATAAAGTATATGGCGATGCAAAAGTTAGAGAGATATTAGATAAATTCTCTGAAGACTATCGTAATCTGTGGAATGCGCCTAACGGAGAAGTTATGGCTGCCAATATTGAAAGTAGTTCATTACCAGATAAAACAGAATTTCGGAAGTGGTTAGAAAAACATTTTCCTGATAAAAAAGAAGGAATGTTTAATGTGACAGCGTGGGATAAGTTGAAGGTGAATTTCACTAATAGTATGACTATAGCAAATAAAGCTTTTCGGTTTTCTGTGGATGAACTAGGTGATGGAAAGCCATTGCCTATCCATAAACAATTTGATATAATGGCTCGTAATTTTGCTGGGGAAGGAGGTAAAATTAACCACATTTTAGAAAAAGGACTGTTTGATGCTAATGGAAAAATGGTAAAAAGTGCAGATGGTGAAGCAATGACTGTGGAATGGTTGGTAAAAGATTTAGATTCAAGTTCTGAAGGAACACTTCATGGTGAAATGGATGATGTGGTAAATCTCTTAATTTCTGAACGAACATTAGAGTACGCTAATAAATTTGGTCGTAAGGATAATCTTTCGGGTATAGGTGCAGGATTAAAATCGGATTTTGATGTTGCTACTGGTTATTTGATGGATTTTGAACAAATGAAAAAATCTGATGTAATTAAATATGAACGTATTAGAAAGGCCGCAGAAAAGTATCGGGAATATGCTGATACCACTTTACAATATGCAGTTGATAAAGGTCGATTGTCGCAGTCTGAATACGAGGTAATAAAAGAAAACAATCAATTTTATGTTTCCATGAAACGTATAAAAGAATCCTCGCCTCTAGAAGAGCAACTTGGATTTATCTCTAAAAGTGGTGGTGCTTTAGCTTCAGTAAAAGAAGTTATATACAAGGCAAAAGGGGGGACCGACATGATATCCAATCCTTATCAATCTCTTTTGATGAATATGGCAAATATGGTTCGTGAATCTGATCGTAATGAAGTTATTGGAACGTTTATAGAGCCATTGACCGCTAAACGTGCCATGGGAAATGGTGATGCTATTAATTTTGCTCAGATAGCCCATGAAGTAGGAGCGAGTAGTGGTGTTGATCAAGTGATCACTTTTTATAATAAGGGTGTCAAGCAAAGATGGCGCATAGCTGATCAAGATGTATATAATGCGCTAAAAAACTTAGAAGGTATATCTGAGCACCCATTTTTTAAATATGCTTCTATTCCTGCGAAGGTAATTCGTGCTACAGTAACAAATTTCCCTATTTTTGCCGCTAGAAATGCTACACGTGATACAGTAGCACGATTAATTCATTCACGTAGTAATAGTGGAATAAAAGATTTCTTCGGAGCAAAATCATACGAGGATGCATTTCATTTATTTGGTGGGTCACAAGCTGGATTTCACCTTATTGATAAAGTAGATTATAGTCGTAAACTGAGTGATACAGTTCGAGATATAACGAAAAAAGGTGGAATAGTATTGGACCCTCGCAAGGCCTGGTCTGGATATAAAAAATTATTGGAAGGATCTGAAAATCTTAATCGTATGGCAGAGTTTAAAAAGTCCTACGAAAAAGCAATAACTGAAGGGATGAGTGAGCGGGATGCAGGACTATATGCTGCGTTTCAAGCTCGTGATTTGATGGATTTTGCAGTTGCGGGTAATTTCATACGTGAAGTGAATAAGATCATACCATTTACCAATGCAGCTGTACAAGGTTTAGTCCGTACTGCAAAGATAGCTAAAGAAAAACCGGCTGTATTTGCGGCTAAAATATTTATGTATACTGTCGTGCCGACTATTTTGAGTCGGGTAGCTATTGCGTATGGAGGTGATGAAGAAGAATATAAACAATTGCCAGCTTATCAAAGAGATTTGTTTTGGAACTTTAAAGTCCCTGGAGTAAAAAGCTGGATAAGTATGCCAAAACCTTTTGAATTAGCGCTTTTGAGCAATGTGGTAGATCGTAGTTGGGATGTGGCCACGGGAACTGACTCTAAAGATGCTTTTACCGGATTTGGAAATACTGCTGTAGATGCTATGGTGCCATTACATCAGGAAGCGATATTTGGATCTTTCAAACCAATAATTGAAGCAATGACCAACAAAGATACTTTTCGCGATCGAAATATTGTGCCTGTATATGAAGAAGGTCTTGAGAAGGGTCTACGTAAAGGTGAGAGTAAAGCAAGTCGGTTGGGAAAAGGTATTAGTGCGACTATGGGATTGGTTGGTACAGATTGGGATGCTCGAAAAGTAGACCATGTGGTAAAAGGTTATACGACATATGTTGGTGATTGGGCAATGTCACTGTCGGATATAGGTCGAGATGATAGCAAGCATAAATTTGGTGTTTCAAAAACTGGTTTTATGAAGGACTCTCCGGTGATGGATTCAAAATCTGTTAGTCTACTTATGAAAGTTGCAAAGAAAAAGGGAAAAACAAGGAGCAAAGAAGTAAAGTTTATTTACGGATTAATTGATAAATATTACTCAACGGAATCTGAAGATAAGCGAAGAGATATTCAATCAGAAATATGGCGCGAAGCTGATATAATAAGAGAGAAATTTGAAGCTTCGGAAAATAGTGATTAA